A window from Candidatus Omnitrophota bacterium encodes these proteins:
- a CDS encoding methylated-DNA--[protein]-cysteine S-methyltransferase, with protein sequence MKIKEAISYPVILWSVYKKKPKILRIVLSKNSKSFPNFNASLCPEINILANQIEKFLNGKDVRFPLSMLRLDLCSVFQQKVLAAVYAIARGKTSTYQLIAKQLGKPNAARAVGAALAANPFPLLIPCHRVIHSDGSLGGYLGGTKMKRELLRKEGSYEKN encoded by the coding sequence ATGAAGATAAAAGAAGCAATCAGTTATCCGGTTATTCTCTGGTCAGTTTATAAGAAAAAACCTAAAATACTCCGTATTGTTTTATCTAAAAATTCTAAATCATTTCCAAATTTCAACGCTTCTTTGTGCCCGGAAATTAATATTCTTGCCAATCAGATTGAAAAATTTTTAAACGGAAAAGATGTCCGTTTTCCTTTAAGCATGCTGCGCCTTGACCTTTGTTCTGTTTTTCAGCAAAAAGTTCTGGCCGCCGTCTATGCTATTGCCCGTGGAAAAACCAGCACGTATCAACTTATTGCAAAGCAGTTGGGCAAGCCCAATGCTGCCAGGGCGGTTGGTGCGGCTTTAGCCGCCAATCCTTTTCCGCTGCTTATTCCTTGCCATCGAGTTATTCATTCCGACGGATCGCTGGGCGGTTATCTGGGCGGGACAAAGATGAAACGAGAATTACTGCGTAAGGAGGGTAGCTATGAAAAAAATTAG
- a CDS encoding AsmA family protein codes for MKKIRNILIVVVISIFAVVIVRDQVIKSVITVAATQVLGAPIHINGFSLGVFNQSVRISGFKIYNPKGFSRGILVDLPKINVLYDLGALFKKEIHLVNVEIELKEMGLEKNSAGKLNIDALKAAKQERGKEDKSSKQMPMRLDTVKLGIGRIVLKDYSAGEEPAVKVYDININKTYKNITSAQQLAALILAEPMKSAGIEGAKIYGAAMLAGVAVLPVAVAATFIGRDSVQHEFIAGFDKVFETSSVVLKKMGRLTKEDKPNGILGAEIDSAQVALKIRKKPDNKTEVVISARKYLFPKPEIAGGVLYEISEKIK; via the coding sequence ATGAAAAAAATTAGAAATATATTGATTGTAGTTGTTATTTCTATCTTTGCTGTTGTCATCGTCAGGGACCAGGTGATTAAGTCCGTAATAACGGTTGCAGCTACGCAGGTTCTCGGAGCGCCCATCCATATCAATGGATTTTCTTTAGGTGTTTTTAACCAGTCAGTGAGAATATCCGGATTTAAAATATATAACCCCAAAGGATTTTCCAGGGGCATCCTTGTGGATCTGCCAAAGATCAATGTCCTTTATGATTTAGGCGCTTTATTTAAGAAGGAAATACATTTGGTAAATGTTGAGATTGAATTAAAAGAGATGGGTTTGGAGAAAAATAGCGCAGGTAAATTAAATATCGACGCCTTGAAAGCGGCAAAACAAGAGCGGGGCAAGGAGGATAAGTCATCCAAACAGATGCCGATGCGGCTGGATACGGTTAAGCTGGGGATCGGAAGGATTGTTTTAAAAGATTACAGCGCGGGAGAAGAACCGGCTGTGAAGGTATACGATATAAATATAAATAAAACTTATAAAAATATTACCAGCGCCCAGCAGTTGGCAGCCCTGATACTGGCTGAGCCGATGAAATCAGCCGGAATAGAGGGGGCTAAAATTTACGGAGCCGCGATGTTAGCCGGGGTGGCGGTTTTACCGGTAGCGGTGGCGGCAACATTTATCGGCAGAGACAGCGTCCAGCATGAATTTATTGCCGGTTTTGATAAGGTGTTTGAAACAAGCTCGGTTGTTTTGAAAAAAATGGGCAGGCTTACCAAAGAGGATAAGCCAAACGGTATCCTGGGGGCCGAAATTGACTCCGCTCAGGTAGCTTTAAAGATCAGGAAAAAACCTGATAATAAAACCGAAGTGGTTATTTCTGCGAGAAAATATCTTTTTCCCAAGCCGGAAATAGCCGGCGGGGTTCTTTACGAAATTTCTGAAAAAATAAAATAG
- the purU gene encoding formyltetrahydrofolate deformylase, with the protein MRTFILLFQCQDRKGIVAKISDFILKHEGNIVTADQHSTDPQGGYFFIRVEFILDKDQYAKKDLISAFSPIGKDFGADWNFYDKSEELRMGIFVSEPDHCLVDLLYLWNAGELKVKIPFVLSNYEKHRKVVTSYNIPFYYVPANKDNRRESELLSYAAGSTDFLVLARYMLVLSPDFLKKYNQDIVNIHHGFLPFFKGADPAGRALAEGVKVIGSTAHFVSNQLDEGPIIAQEVEHVSHKDDREVLISKGRNLEKRALAAAVSSYIDHRIIKHENKTIVF; encoded by the coding sequence ATGCGCACATTCATTCTGTTATTCCAGTGTCAGGACCGAAAAGGCATTGTTGCTAAAATCTCGGATTTTATTTTAAAGCATGAAGGCAATATCGTTACTGCCGATCAGCATAGCACCGACCCGCAGGGCGGGTATTTCTTTATCCGCGTTGAGTTTATTTTAGATAAAGATCAATATGCCAAAAAAGATTTAATTTCGGCATTTTCTCCCATTGGCAAAGATTTTGGCGCGGATTGGAATTTTTATGATAAATCCGAAGAGTTGCGCATGGGGATATTTGTATCGGAGCCGGACCATTGCTTGGTAGATTTACTGTATTTATGGAATGCGGGGGAATTAAAAGTCAAGATTCCTTTTGTCCTGAGCAATTATGAAAAACACCGTAAAGTAGTAACCAGCTACAACATTCCATTTTATTATGTGCCGGCAAATAAAGATAACCGAAGGGAATCAGAGCTGCTTTCTTACGCGGCTGGTTCTACGGATTTCCTGGTATTGGCCCGTTATATGCTGGTGCTTTCCCCGGATTTCCTGAAAAAATATAATCAGGACATAGTTAATATCCACCACGGCTTCCTTCCTTTTTTTAAAGGCGCTGACCCGGCTGGCAGGGCGCTTGCTGAAGGGGTAAAGGTTATCGGCTCAACCGCGCATTTTGTAAGTAACCAGCTTGACGAAGGGCCGATCATTGCTCAGGAGGTTGAACATGTATCGCATAAGGATGACCGCGAAGTGCTGATCAGCAAAGGCAGGAATTTAGAGAAGAGGGCGCTGGCAGCAGCCGTATCCAGTTATATCGACCATCGTATTATTAAACACGAAAATAAAACCATAGTTTTTTAA
- a CDS encoding DUF2934 domain-containing protein, with protein sequence MAKLYVKGFGFACGIVAAALTLIVGTLKILFYLECGLNKTMSMIYLDYQPTLFSVILNSVWGFIFAAVIGSALAWLYNRIIEDSSKEIQEKIKSVARSIWESKGKPEGSCADDWREAEKRVKGF encoded by the coding sequence ATGGCAAAGTTATATGTAAAGGGTTTTGGGTTTGCTTGCGGTATTGTCGCCGCCGCGCTTACCCTGATCGTAGGCACATTAAAGATACTTTTTTATCTGGAATGCGGATTGAATAAGACGATGTCGATGATTTACCTGGACTATCAACCGACGCTCTTTAGCGTAATCTTGAATTCGGTCTGGGGTTTTATTTTCGCGGCTGTAATCGGCAGCGCCCTTGCCTGGCTCTATAACCGGATTATCGAGGATAGCAGCAAAGAGATCCAGGAGAAGATAAAATCGGTTGCCCGCTCCATTTGGGAAAGTAAAGGCAAGCCGGAAGGCAGCTGTGCGGATGATTGGAGAGAGGCGGAAAAAAGAGTCAAAGGGTTTTGA
- the ispH gene encoding 4-hydroxy-3-methylbut-2-enyl diphosphate reductase, whose amino-acid sequence MKIHLAKSAGFCFGVRKAITIALETVKTKKPIFMLGDIVHNEEVVKQIQRAGIKKINRLGKGSGKTLLIRAHGCSNKTLKKALKLGYTIIDATCPMVKEIHAIAGKLENSGCRIIIIGDKLHDEVQGIAGGLKSKAIIIDKLENIPIEKIKHIRRAGILVQSTQNLDNVQKILDVLRRYIPVVEFHNTICNPTRIKQGEVKTMPLENDVMIIIGSKTSANTKRIYEIAKPLNKHTHWINSAKEIKRNWLNNAKNVGITAGASTPESSILAVIQKIKTL is encoded by the coding sequence ATGAAAATACATTTAGCAAAATCAGCGGGATTCTGCTTCGGCGTAAGAAAAGCAATTACTATCGCCCTGGAAACCGTAAAAACCAAAAAACCGATATTTATGCTCGGGGATATCGTGCATAACGAAGAGGTAGTCAAGCAGATCCAGCGCGCCGGGATTAAAAAAATCAACCGGCTTGGTAAAGGCAGCGGAAAAACATTGCTCATCCGGGCGCATGGCTGCTCCAATAAAACATTGAAGAAAGCATTGAAATTAGGTTATACGATTATCGATGCTACCTGCCCGATGGTCAAAGAAATCCACGCGATTGCCGGTAAACTGGAAAATAGCGGCTGCCGGATAATTATCATCGGGGATAAACTGCATGATGAAGTGCAGGGAATTGCCGGAGGGCTTAAATCAAAAGCGATTATAATCGATAAACTTGAAAATATACCGATAGAAAAAATCAAACATATCCGGCGGGCGGGGATCCTCGTGCAATCAACTCAAAACCTGGATAACGTGCAAAAGATCCTGGACGTGCTGCGCCGGTATATCCCGGTAGTGGAATTTCATAACACTATCTGCAATCCCACCAGGATCAAACAGGGCGAAGTAAAAACTATGCCGCTGGAAAATGATGTTATGATTATTATCGGCTCAAAAACCAGCGCCAATACCAAAAGAATCTATGAGATCGCCAAACCTTTAAATAAACATACCCACTGGATCAACTCGGCCAAAGAAATAAAAAGAAACTGGCTCAATAATGCTAAAAACGTAGGCATAACCGCGGGCGCCTCTACTCCGGAATCAAGTATCCTTGCTGTAATCCAAAAAATCAAAACCCTTTGA